A window of Thermus filiformis contains these coding sequences:
- a CDS encoding transposase, with protein HPRELWGYLRSTNLMERFIREVRRGTKVRDHKFPSEAAVYKLLYLESERQETRWGERRLKGFGEAREKLEKMLEERYGPLTQRLTQNS; from the coding sequence GGCATCCCCGGGAGCTTTGGGGCTATCTCCGTAGCACCAACTTGATGGAGCGGTTTATCCGGGAGGTGAGGCGTGGGACGAAGGTACGGGACCACAAGTTTCCTTCTGAGGCGGCGGTTTACAAGCTCTTGTACTTGGAGTCGGAGCGTCAGGAGACGAGGTGGGGTGAGCGGAGGTTGAAGGGGTTTGGTGAGGCCAGGGAAAAGCTGGAGAAGATGCTTGAGGAGCGGTATGGCCCCCTTACACAGAGGCTTACACAAAACTCTTGA